From Coffea arabica cultivar ET-39 chromosome 9c, Coffea Arabica ET-39 HiFi, whole genome shotgun sequence, one genomic window encodes:
- the LOC113709143 gene encoding protein DETOXIFICATION 40 codes for MEFNNQENQVHDAKQQQPSEQPASEHITTIDSKTEAILSDISLPRFRRLWWATGAELKTLFQIAAPACIVYLLNSVMSTSTQVFCGHLGNLEFAASSLGNNGLSVLAFGLMLGMGSAVETLCGQAYGAKKYDMLGIYLQRAAILLVATAIPLMIAYIFSKPIFLLLGQKKEVASAAAVFVYGLIPQIFLYAFNFPIQKFLQAQSIILPSAVIAAVALAVHMLLTWFALFKFGWGLLGAAFVLSFSWVLIVVPQFVYILVSDRCRKTWNGFSMQAFSGLWSFYKLSAASAVMLCLECWYFQIMVLIAGLLPNPEVALETVSICLTINGCMFMISSGFNAAASVRVSNELGAGHAKAAAFSVLVVTASSSLIALTVAILVLAYRHVISYAFTSGKQIAIATSELMPILAISITLNGIQPILSGVAVGCGWQKFVAYVNVGCYYGVGVPLGTLLAFKFKLGAKGIWSGLSGGMAMQTLILIWVTCRTNWDAEVEKARKRLEKWNDQTEGSSSSGGNVSS; via the exons atGGAGTTCAATAATCAAGAAAATCAGGTGCATGATGCTAAGCAGCAGCAACCATCCGAACAACCGGCATCGGAGCACATAACAACAATAGACTCCAAAACTGAAGCAATACTATCGGACATAAGCTTGCCGAGGTTCCGGCGACTCTGGTGGGCCACCGGCGCCGAGTTGAAGACTCTCTTCCAAATTGCAGCACCTGCATGCATAGTATACCTTCTCAACTCCGTTATGTCAACTTCAACACAGGTTTTCTGTGGCCATCTGGGCAATCTTGAATTTGCAGCTTCTTCCCTTGGTAACAATGGACTCTCAGTTTTGGCTTTTGGACTCATG CTTGGTATGGGAAGTGCTGTGGAGACCCTGTGTGGGCAAGCATATGGAGCTAAAAAGTATGATATGTTAGGAATTTACTTGCAGAGAGCTGCTATCCTACTTGTGGCAACTGCAATTCCTCTTATGATAGCTTACATATTCTCCAAGCCTATTTTCCTCTTGCTAGGCCAGAAAAAAGAGGTTGCATCTGCAGCTGCTGTATTCGTCTACGGCCTGATTCCTCAGATTTTCCTGTATGCTTTCAATTTTCCGATACAAAAGTTCTTGCAAGCCCAGAGCATTATCCTCCCCAGTGCAGTCATAGCAGCAGTTGCACTGGCTGTCCACATGTTGCTCACATGGTTCGCACTGTTTAAATTCGGATGGGGACTTTTGGGTGCTGCATTTGTGTTGAGTTTCTCGTGGGTGCTGATAGTGGTTCCTCAGTTTGTCTATATACTGGTGAGTGATAGATGTCGCAAGACTTGGAATGGATTTAGCATGCAGGCATTTTCTGGATTATGGAGCTTCTATAAACTGTCAGCTGCATCAGCTGTCATGCTCTGCCTAGAGTGTTGGTATTTCCAGATAATGGTTTTGATTGCAGGTTTACTACCAAATCCTGAAGTGGCATTGGAGACAGTGTCTATTTG TTTGACAATCAACGGATGTATGTTTATGATCTCATCAGGGTTCAATGCAGCAGCCAG TGTGAGGGTTAGCAATGAACTTGGAGCTGGACATGCCAAAGCTGCTGCATTTTCCGTATTGGTTGTGACTGCAAGCTCATCCCTAATCGCATTGACCGTTGCCATTTTGGTGCTCGCATATCGCCATGTCATAAGTTATGCCTTCACTAGTGGTAAACAAATTGCCATCGCAACCTCAGAGCTTATGCCGATCTTGGCAATTTCGATCACTCTTAATGGCATTCAACCGATTTTGTCCG GGGTTGCTGTTGGTTGCGGATGGCAGAAGTTTGTAGCTTATGTCAACGTTGGATGCTATTACGGTGTAGGGGTTCCCTTGGGTACACTGCTTGCTTTCAAATTCAAACTTGGTGCTAAG GGAATATGGTCTGGACTGTCAGGAGGAATGGCCATGCAGACTCTTATCTTAATTTGGGTCACTTGTCGAACCAACTGGGATGCAGAG GTGGAGAAAGCCAGGAAACGCCTGGAAAAGTGGAATGACCAAACAGAGGGGAGCTCGAGTTCAGGGGGAAATGTCTCGTCATAA